The Mercenaria mercenaria strain notata chromosome 10, MADL_Memer_1, whole genome shotgun sequence genome contains a region encoding:
- the LOC123559748 gene encoding mucin-5AC-like isoform X3, producing MYLLVIVSNVVLLSAAANENVITQSMTSMPTNGQSSEMPTSGQFSEMSTTRQSSKMPTNGQFSEIPTTEQSSEKSSILPTSCPSGFVQCVDGKCEPFEALCGEGGVVTVSFPLEATTEMALSSSARPSATIDSSGESAVVTITNTLAATTPTVSVTTTPVIIATDSNGQEICLDGWELCLDGTCEPFHWLCAEHDGSANFTTIKTTQAPSTKAVETTPPIVTETMIKTTVPVGFPTDATTEIALSSSARPLVSGSAIVPQEITTSFPSGVTSVSGTCPSGFVLCVDGTCEPFEALCGEGGVVTVTFPTDLTTKGTVPSASGSPIPTMSTSESLAPSTTVPTTTTTFAVPTDSSGKEVCADGWEQCKDGTCEPFHWLCTEHDGSAPIIG from the exons ATGTATTTATTAG tTATTGTCAGCAATGTGGTTCTGCTGAGTGCAGCCGCCAATGAAAACG TTATAACACAGAGTATGACATCAATGCCAACAAACGGACAATCAAGTGAAATGCCAACAAGCGGGCAATTCAGTGAAATGTCAACAACAAGGCAATCCAGTAAAATGCCAACAAACGGGCAATTCAGTGAAATCCCAACAACAGAGCAATCCAGCGAGAAATCGAGTATTTTGCCTACAAGTTGTCCAAGTGGGTTTGTTCAATGTGTCGATGGTAAATGTGAACCATTTGAAGCTCTCTGTGGAGAAGGAG GTGTAGTGACTGTGTCTTTTCCACTTGAGGCAACAACGGAAATGGCACTTAGCAGCTCTGCAAGACCTTCAGCCACCATTG ACAGTTCAGGAGAGTCTGCTGTTGTCACAATAACAAACACACTGGCTGCAACAACACCGACAGTTTCTGTTACAACAACACCTGTTATCATAGCAACAGACAGCA ATGGACAGGAAATTTGTTTAGACGGCTGGGAGTTGTGTCTGGATGGAACATGTGAACCTTTCCACTGGCTCTGTGCGGAACATGACGGCTCCGCAAATTTCACAA CTATAAAAACAACACAGGCACCATCAACGAAAGCTGTTGAGACGACCCCTCCGATAGTAACAGAAACCATGATAAAAACGACAG TGCCTGTTGGTTTCCCAACTGACGCAACAACGGAGATTGCACTTAGCAGCTCTGCAAGACCTTTAGTCAGCGGATCCGCCattg TTCCACAAGAAATAACCACATCGTTTCCATCTGGTGTAACTAGCGTATCAGGAACATGTCCAAGTGGTTTTGTTCTATGTGTCGATGGTACTTGTGAACCATTCGAAGCATTGTGTGGAGAAGGAG GAGTTGTAACTGTTACATTTCCAACAGATTTGACAACAAAAGGAACGGTACCTTCAGCCTCAGGAAGCCCTATACCAACGATGTCAACATCCG agAGTTTAGCTCCTTCCACAACGGTTCCGACCACGACAACAACGTTTGCAGTACCAACAGATAGTA
- the LOC123559748 gene encoding mucin-5AC-like isoform X1 — translation MYLLVIVSNVVLLSAAANENVITQSMTSMPTNGQSSEMPTSGQFSEMSTTRQSSKMPTNGQFSEIPTTEQSSEKSSILPTSCPSGFVQCVDGKCEPFEALCGEGGVVTVSFPLEATTEMALSSSARPSATIDSSGESAVVTITNTLAATTPTVSVTTTPVIIATDSNGQEICLDGWELCLDGTCEPFHWLCAEHDGSANFTTIKTTQAPSTKAVETTPPIVTETMIKTTVLVPVGFPTDATTEIALSSSARPLVSGSAIVPQEITTSFPSGVTSVSGTCPSGFVLCVDGTCEPFEALCGEGGVVTVTFPTDLTTKGTVPSASGSPIPTMSTSESLAPSTTVPTTTTTFAVPTDSSGKEVCADGWEQCKDGTCEPFHWLCTEHDGSAPIIG, via the exons ATGTATTTATTAG tTATTGTCAGCAATGTGGTTCTGCTGAGTGCAGCCGCCAATGAAAACG TTATAACACAGAGTATGACATCAATGCCAACAAACGGACAATCAAGTGAAATGCCAACAAGCGGGCAATTCAGTGAAATGTCAACAACAAGGCAATCCAGTAAAATGCCAACAAACGGGCAATTCAGTGAAATCCCAACAACAGAGCAATCCAGCGAGAAATCGAGTATTTTGCCTACAAGTTGTCCAAGTGGGTTTGTTCAATGTGTCGATGGTAAATGTGAACCATTTGAAGCTCTCTGTGGAGAAGGAG GTGTAGTGACTGTGTCTTTTCCACTTGAGGCAACAACGGAAATGGCACTTAGCAGCTCTGCAAGACCTTCAGCCACCATTG ACAGTTCAGGAGAGTCTGCTGTTGTCACAATAACAAACACACTGGCTGCAACAACACCGACAGTTTCTGTTACAACAACACCTGTTATCATAGCAACAGACAGCA ATGGACAGGAAATTTGTTTAGACGGCTGGGAGTTGTGTCTGGATGGAACATGTGAACCTTTCCACTGGCTCTGTGCGGAACATGACGGCTCCGCAAATTTCACAA CTATAAAAACAACACAGGCACCATCAACGAAAGCTGTTGAGACGACCCCTCCGATAGTAACAGAAACCATGATAAAAACGACAG TTTTAGTGCCTGTTGGTTTCCCAACTGACGCAACAACGGAGATTGCACTTAGCAGCTCTGCAAGACCTTTAGTCAGCGGATCCGCCattg TTCCACAAGAAATAACCACATCGTTTCCATCTGGTGTAACTAGCGTATCAGGAACATGTCCAAGTGGTTTTGTTCTATGTGTCGATGGTACTTGTGAACCATTCGAAGCATTGTGTGGAGAAGGAG GAGTTGTAACTGTTACATTTCCAACAGATTTGACAACAAAAGGAACGGTACCTTCAGCCTCAGGAAGCCCTATACCAACGATGTCAACATCCG agAGTTTAGCTCCTTCCACAACGGTTCCGACCACGACAACAACGTTTGCAGTACCAACAGATAGTA
- the LOC123559748 gene encoding mucin-5AC-like isoform X2: MYLLVIVSNVVLLSAAANENVITQSMTSMPTNGQSSEMPTSGQFSEMSTTRQSSKMPTNGQFSEIPTTEQSSEKSSILPTSCPSGFVQCVDGKCEPFEALCGEGVTVSFPLEATTEMALSSSARPSATIDSSGESAVVTITNTLAATTPTVSVTTTPVIIATDSNGQEICLDGWELCLDGTCEPFHWLCAEHDGSANFTTIKTTQAPSTKAVETTPPIVTETMIKTTVLVPVGFPTDATTEIALSSSARPLVSGSAIVPQEITTSFPSGVTSVSGTCPSGFVLCVDGTCEPFEALCGEGGVVTVTFPTDLTTKGTVPSASGSPIPTMSTSESLAPSTTVPTTTTTFAVPTDSSGKEVCADGWEQCKDGTCEPFHWLCTEHDGSAPIIG; the protein is encoded by the exons ATGTATTTATTAG tTATTGTCAGCAATGTGGTTCTGCTGAGTGCAGCCGCCAATGAAAACG TTATAACACAGAGTATGACATCAATGCCAACAAACGGACAATCAAGTGAAATGCCAACAAGCGGGCAATTCAGTGAAATGTCAACAACAAGGCAATCCAGTAAAATGCCAACAAACGGGCAATTCAGTGAAATCCCAACAACAGAGCAATCCAGCGAGAAATCGAGTATTTTGCCTACAAGTTGTCCAAGTGGGTTTGTTCAATGTGTCGATGGTAAATGTGAACCATTTGAAGCTCTCTGTGGAGAAGGAG TGACTGTGTCTTTTCCACTTGAGGCAACAACGGAAATGGCACTTAGCAGCTCTGCAAGACCTTCAGCCACCATTG ACAGTTCAGGAGAGTCTGCTGTTGTCACAATAACAAACACACTGGCTGCAACAACACCGACAGTTTCTGTTACAACAACACCTGTTATCATAGCAACAGACAGCA ATGGACAGGAAATTTGTTTAGACGGCTGGGAGTTGTGTCTGGATGGAACATGTGAACCTTTCCACTGGCTCTGTGCGGAACATGACGGCTCCGCAAATTTCACAA CTATAAAAACAACACAGGCACCATCAACGAAAGCTGTTGAGACGACCCCTCCGATAGTAACAGAAACCATGATAAAAACGACAG TTTTAGTGCCTGTTGGTTTCCCAACTGACGCAACAACGGAGATTGCACTTAGCAGCTCTGCAAGACCTTTAGTCAGCGGATCCGCCattg TTCCACAAGAAATAACCACATCGTTTCCATCTGGTGTAACTAGCGTATCAGGAACATGTCCAAGTGGTTTTGTTCTATGTGTCGATGGTACTTGTGAACCATTCGAAGCATTGTGTGGAGAAGGAG GAGTTGTAACTGTTACATTTCCAACAGATTTGACAACAAAAGGAACGGTACCTTCAGCCTCAGGAAGCCCTATACCAACGATGTCAACATCCG agAGTTTAGCTCCTTCCACAACGGTTCCGACCACGACAACAACGTTTGCAGTACCAACAGATAGTA